In Bacteroidota bacterium, one genomic interval encodes:
- a CDS encoding NINE protein codes for MNHYDDTHKKSIGYILWIFGFTGSHRFYYGKPISGTIYLLTLGLLGIGWIIDLFLIPGMDRQADLHFTTGPYDYSVAWILLTFLGLFGIHRMFLGKWISGLIYLLTGGLLGVGVIYDFFTLNEQVSQLNSGL; via the coding sequence ATGAATCACTACGACGATACACATAAAAAATCGATCGGTTACATCCTGTGGATTTTCGGCTTCACCGGTTCGCACCGCTTCTATTACGGCAAACCGATCTCGGGAACGATCTACTTGCTCACTCTGGGGCTGTTGGGCATCGGCTGGATCATCGACCTGTTCCTGATTCCCGGCATGGACCGGCAGGCCGACCTGCACTTTACTACCGGGCCCTACGATTACTCCGTCGCCTGGATTTTACTGACCTTCCTCGGCCTGTTCGGTATTCATCGTATGTTCCTGGGAAAATGGATCAGTGGTTTGATTTATCTGCTGACCGGAGGACTGCTCGGCGTTGGCGTGATCTACGATTTCTTCACCCTGAACGAGCAGGTGTCACAGCTGAACAGCGGACTCTGA